Genomic segment of Posidoniimonas corsicana:
GCTTCGGGATCACCTCTTCTGGACCGTGCTTCTTACCCTTCGGCATCCTTCTACCTCCTCAAAGGTCATGTCCTCGACGCCCGGGATTATCCCAAACGGCGTGGACTTATTTGAAGGGGCTGGGTCAGTCCCGAGCCGCCTCGACAATCTGGGGCGGCAGTTCGTCTTGGCGATCCAGGATCGCCAGCAGCAGCGCCGCCACGCGTTGTTGCAGTTCTAGCATCGCACCGCGAAACCGGTTGCGCGTCCGCGGGCCTTGGCGGCGTTGGTCCCCTTGAGCCGCAGCCCGCAGACCACGCCCCACCCGTCGACGCTGGGCAGTCGGACGTCGTGCTTGTCGGCGTCGATCACCGGCCACTCCGCGCCCCAGTACCTAACCGAACGCGGCAGCGCCGATCCGGCCGCAAGCCGGGTGGTAGTCTACCGCAAACACGGCCGCCACGTTGCCCCCTCGGCGGAGGAAGCTGGCCAGCGTGGCCGGGTGCGACGACTCTGAAGCCGAGAAGGTCAGCGTGTAGTTCTCCGGCAGCCGGCCGTCGAGGTACGCGCGGAACCGGCTTCTGACCTTGGTGTAGTCGTAGAACCGGATTCCGGGCCAGCGGGCGATGGTTTCGGACCAGTCGAGGTCGGACGCCACGTTGAGCCGGACCAGCGGGCGCAGGCCAAGCCGCTCGGCGCGGCGGGCATGGGCCGCCAGGTCGCGGTCCAGCTGCGCCAGGAAGCCCGTACGGTCCTCGTGAAGCCACCGGGTGTCCAGCCGGGCCCGGTTCCGCGCGGCGGGCAGCACCCGCTGGCCGGAGAACCACAGGTTGCACGCCGCGCGGCAGCCGACGGTCGAGGCCGGGCAGACCTCGTGGCCCGAGAGCCGGTGCGGCGCGATGGTGAGGCCCGCTAGCAGGTAGCGGTCCGGCCCGGCCTTGGCCAGCTTGGCGTTGGTGCGGAGCAGCATCATCGGCCCCTCCTTCCGTGCAACAGGGCGACCACGACCAGGGCGACGCACGTCGTCCATCACCTTCATCTCGCCGTTAGCGCGGCAGCTGACGTTCACGCCCGTTACCGGAATACGACGAAGGTAATCGAAGATCACCCAGTTGCCCGACTCGCCGACTTCCGAAAAGTTGTTGGGGCAGCCGTCAGGGAGCTTTCCCTCGCAGACGATCATCACCGAGGTGCCGTTGGTGCTGGAGTAGGCGTACGATCCGAACTCGTCCAAGACTTCCTGGGCCCAGCTCTCGACCTCGCCAGTCTCCGCGTCGCGGCAATCGGTGAGCCGAATTGCTACAAGACTGTCGTTCTCATTGATATCGATTGCGATACCGTCGTATCCCTCAACCTCGCGGGCAAAGCAGGCGTTGAGATAAGGCCCGGGGGCAAACTCGTCGCGGTTGCCCCAGTTGTCCAGAAAGCACCAAGCGACCCATGCGTCCCGAGAGACCAGCTTCTCAGGAGGGTCTACAGAACCGTAGGAAGCACTCACTTCAGTCTTCGTCGGAACGCGACTCCACGTACTCGAACCACTTGCTGCGACACTACTTCTATCGATTTTCTCCATGTTGGGAGATGATGTGCCGTGGTCGCACTCGACCGCGGCTACGGAAAACGGCGAAGGGTTCGCCCTTCGCACTGCTCAAGGTGGCGCAAGACGCACGCCCGTTACCGGGCACAACGGCTTAGCGCGGAAGACTAGAAAAACGCACTAACGCCAGGTTGACTGCGGCGCCGTCGCGTTGTCGTGGCGGAAGAGTTCGAAGGAGCGAGGGCCTTCGTCAGGAACGCGTCGACGTCCGCCGGGTCGATTCGGTACGTTGGACGCCGGGCGCCATTAACGGCGACGTTGGTCGCGCTAATCTGGCCGGATGCGATCAGGCGCGACACATGGCTAGTGCTGACGCCGAGCTGCTTCGCGACGTCGTTTGGAGTAAGGTACGGGCGCACAGGTTCTCCTTCCCCGCGGGGGGAATTCCTGCGCCCGGAGCTCGACCTTCAGAGAGGCCTGCTCGGCATCGTACCTTCGAGAAGGACGTGAACTGCCCTAATACAGCCCACGCAGCTTTGAATCTATCGGGTTGTAGCCGAAATAGGCGGCGGTAACGTAGTGGGCTAGGTCACGCATTAATGGTTTGGCGCGAGCGACGCACATCTATTCGTACATTCTTTGAAGAGCCACGCCCTTACATGCCCTACGACCCGCCGGAGCCGATCGTCCATCACGCCCTCGCGGTAGACGGCGTCAATCGAGTTGTCAACGTGCCCCATGATGTAGCGGACCGCGACCTGGTCGCCCGTGTCGCCGCCAATGGTCGCGAACGTGTGGCGCAGCGCGTAGAAACCTACGCCCTTGCGGTAGCAGCCCGCCTTCTTGGCGATTTTCGAGAACTTCTTGGAGACTTGGCTTCCCACCTCGTCGCCGCCCCACGAATTGCCCGCTGGCGTCAGGAACGCCAGCTCCCGCAGCTCCGGGGAGGTGGGCTTGATGTCCGCGCGGGCGTCCGCCGCCCGCTTGATCGCCTCGATCGTCTCCGGCCAGAGGGGGCAGCGCCGCTCGATCGCCGTCTTTACCCGGGGGAAGGTCACCCACCCCTGCTCCAGGTCGAACGCATCAGGCGTGATGGACGAGCAGTCGCGGTTGCCAAAGCCAGTGTTGATCGCCAGGTGCAGCATCGCCGCGAACTGCAGGTCGTCGGCGCTGGCGATTAGGGCCCGCACCTCCTCGGCCGAAAATAGCTTCTTGGGCAGGGACTGACGGTGCGACCGGAGCAACTTCTTCGACGGCGCCGCCAGGGCCGAGATGGCCCGCACCGGGTT
This window contains:
- a CDS encoding GP88 family protein; this encodes MSASYGSVDPPEKLVSRDAWVAWCFLDNWGNRDEFAPGPYLNACFAREVEGYDGIAIDINENDSLVAIRLTDCRDAETGEVESWAQEVLDEFGSYAYSSTNGTSVMIVCEGKLPDGCPNNFSEVGESGNWVIFDYLRRIPVTGVNVSCRANGEMKVMDDVRRPGRGRPVARKEGPMMLLRTNAKLAKAGPDRYLLAGLTIAPHRLSGHEVCPASTVGCRAACNLWFSGQRVLPAARNRARLDTRWLHEDRTGFLAQLDRDLAAHARRAERLGLRPLVRLNVASDLDWSETIARWPGIRFYDYTKVRSRFRAYLDGRLPENYTLTFSASESSHPATLASFLRRGGNVAAVFAVDYHPACGRIGAAAFG
- a CDS encoding helix-turn-helix domain-containing protein, yielding MRPYLTPNDVAKQLGVSTSHVSRLIASGQISATNVAVNGARRPTYRIDPADVDAFLTKALAPSNSSATTTRRRRSQPGVSAFF
- a CDS encoding tyrosine-type recombinase/integrase; the encoded protein is MATAAPAKKKTQPKKPYPDFPLFPHARGYWAKKIRGKLYYFDRWENPDAALQQYLDQRDDLYAGRKPRAVGEDGVSLRELCNVFLTAKQSMVDSGELSNRHFQDLHRTCGRLIKAFGKHRLVDDLRVDELAEYRADLAKGWAPTTLGPELARTRSVFNFGYKAGVLDNPVRAISALAAPSKKLLRSHRQSLPKKLFSAEEVRALIASADDLQFAAMLHLAINTGFGNRDCSSITPDAFDLEQGWVTFPRVKTAIERRCPLWPETIEAIKRAADARADIKPTSPELRELAFLTPAGNSWGGDEVGSQVSKKFSKIAKKAGCYRKGVGFYALRHTFATIGGDTGDQVAVRYIMGHVDNSIDAVYREGVMDDRLRRVVGHVRAWLFKECTNRCASLAPNH